Proteins co-encoded in one Sebastes fasciatus isolate fSebFas1 chromosome 11, fSebFas1.pri, whole genome shotgun sequence genomic window:
- the vps4b gene encoding vacuolar protein sorting-associated protein 4B isoform X1 — MEPTNLQKAIAVAQKASEQDQAGNYEEAIRSYQHAVKYFLHIVKREPQGKDGNQKIRDKCKQYLDRVEELQGHLVNKEIVKENEIEASQLPSMQKAIDLASKAAQEDKAQKYEEALRLYQAAVQYFLHVVKYEAQSDKAKQSIRAKCAEYLDRAEKLKEYLKKKESAPPAKPVKESQSDDKGNESDEGEDPEKKKFQNQLSGAIVMEKPNILWSDVAGLEGAKEALKEAVILPIKFPHLFTGKRTPWRGILLFGPPGTGKSYLAKAVATEANNSTFFSISSSDLVSKWLGESEKLVKNLFTLAREHKPSIIFIDEIDSLCGSRSENESEAARRIKTEFLVQMQGVGNDNEGVLVLGATNIPWTLDSAIRRRFEKRIYIPLPEEHARSFMFKLHLGSTPNSLNDSDFVTLGKMTSGYSGADISVIVRDALMQPVRKVQSATHFKRVRGASRTDANVVVDDLLTPCSPGDPYAVEMTWMEVPGEKLLEPVVSMPDMCRSQVSTKPTVNEQDLDKLKKFTEDFGQEG, encoded by the exons ATGGAGCCAACAAATCTACAG AAAGCTATTGCCGTAGCACAGAAGGCCTCAGAGCAAGACCAGGCTGGGAACTATGAGGAGGCCATCCGCTCCTACCAACATGCTGTCAAGTACTTTCTGCACATTGTAAAAC GTGAACCGCAGGGTAAAGATGGCAACCAGAAGATCAGAGATAAATGTAAACAGTACCTGGACCGAGTGGAAGAACTACAGGGGCATCTAGTGAATAAAGAGATtgttaaagaaaatgaaatCGAAGCTTCGCAGCTTCCAAGCATGCAG AAAGCCATTGATCTTGCCAGCAAGGCGGCTCAGGAGGATAAAGCTCAGAAATACGAGGAGGCTCTGCGTCTTTACCAGGCTGCTGTCCAGTACTTCCTCCATGTGGTGAAAT ATGAAGCCCAGAGTGACAAAGCTAAACAGAGCATCCGGGCAAAATGTGCTGAATACTTGGACAGAGCAGAGAAGTTGAAGGAGTATctaaagaagaaagaaagtgcTCCTCCCGCTAAGCCTGTCAAAGAGTCACAGTCTGATGACAAAGG GAATGAAAGCGATGAAGGTGAAGATCCAGAGAAAAAGAAGTTCCAAAATCAACTCTCAG gtGCAATTGTTATGGAGAAACCAAACATCCTATGGAGTGACGTTGCTGGTTTAGAGGGAGCCAAGGAGGCACTGAAAGAAGCTGTTATTCTTCCAATCAAATTCCCCCACCTTTTCACAG GAAAGAGAACTCCATGGAGAGGGATCTTGCTCTTTGGGCCTCCGGGTACAGGAAAGTCCTATCTGGCTAAAGCTGTTGCCACAGAGGCAAACAACTCAACCTTCTTCTCCATCTCCTCGTCTGACCTTGTCTCCAAATGGCTGGGAGAGAGCGAAAA GTTGGTGAAGAATCTTTTTACCCTTGCAAGGGAGCACAAGCCTTCTATCATTTTCATTGATGAGATTGACTCCCTGTGTGGCTCAAGAAGTGAGAACGAGAGTGAGGCTGCTCGCCGTATCAAGACAGAGTTCCTGGTTCAGATGCAGG GTGTGGGAAATGACAACGAGGGAGTGCTGGTACTTGGGGCAACAAACATCCCATGGACCCTAGACTCTGCCATCAGAAGAAG ATTTGAGAAGAGGATCTACATCCCGCTGCCCGAAGAGCACGCCCGCTCCTTCATGTTCAAGCTCCATCTGGGCTCGACCCCCAACAGTCTCAACGACAGCGACTTTGTCACTCTGGGCAAGATGACCAGTGGATACTCCGGAGCAGATATCAGTGTCATTGTCAGAGACGCTCTAATGCAGCCTGTTCGAAAGGTCCAGTCAGCAACCCACTTCAAACGG GTACGAGGTGCATCAAGAACTGACGCCAACGTCGTTGTAGATGACCTCTTGACTCCCTGCTCACCTGGCGATCCCTATGCGGTTGAAATGACATGGATGGAAGTGCCTGGGGAGAAGCTATTGGAACCTGTAGTAAGCATG CCTGACATGTGTAGGTCTCAGGTCAGCACAAAGCCAACAGTCAATGAACAAGATCTGGATAAACTGAAAAAATTCACAGAGGACTTTGGACAGGAAGGCTAG
- the vps4b gene encoding vacuolar protein sorting-associated protein 4B isoform X2, translated as MTTNNNLQKAIDLASKAAQEDKAQKYEEALRLYQAAVQYFLHVVKYEAQSDKAKQSIRAKCAEYLDRAEKLKEYLKKKESAPPAKPVKESQSDDKGNESDEGEDPEKKKFQNQLSGAIVMEKPNILWSDVAGLEGAKEALKEAVILPIKFPHLFTGKRTPWRGILLFGPPGTGKSYLAKAVATEANNSTFFSISSSDLVSKWLGESEKLVKNLFTLAREHKPSIIFIDEIDSLCGSRSENESEAARRIKTEFLVQMQGVGNDNEGVLVLGATNIPWTLDSAIRRRFEKRIYIPLPEEHARSFMFKLHLGSTPNSLNDSDFVTLGKMTSGYSGADISVIVRDALMQPVRKVQSATHFKRVRGASRTDANVVVDDLLTPCSPGDPYAVEMTWMEVPGEKLLEPVVSMPDMCRSQVSTKPTVNEQDLDKLKKFTEDFGQEG; from the exons ATGACTACCAACAATAATTTACAG AAAGCCATTGATCTTGCCAGCAAGGCGGCTCAGGAGGATAAAGCTCAGAAATACGAGGAGGCTCTGCGTCTTTACCAGGCTGCTGTCCAGTACTTCCTCCATGTGGTGAAAT ATGAAGCCCAGAGTGACAAAGCTAAACAGAGCATCCGGGCAAAATGTGCTGAATACTTGGACAGAGCAGAGAAGTTGAAGGAGTATctaaagaagaaagaaagtgcTCCTCCCGCTAAGCCTGTCAAAGAGTCACAGTCTGATGACAAAGG GAATGAAAGCGATGAAGGTGAAGATCCAGAGAAAAAGAAGTTCCAAAATCAACTCTCAG gtGCAATTGTTATGGAGAAACCAAACATCCTATGGAGTGACGTTGCTGGTTTAGAGGGAGCCAAGGAGGCACTGAAAGAAGCTGTTATTCTTCCAATCAAATTCCCCCACCTTTTCACAG GAAAGAGAACTCCATGGAGAGGGATCTTGCTCTTTGGGCCTCCGGGTACAGGAAAGTCCTATCTGGCTAAAGCTGTTGCCACAGAGGCAAACAACTCAACCTTCTTCTCCATCTCCTCGTCTGACCTTGTCTCCAAATGGCTGGGAGAGAGCGAAAA GTTGGTGAAGAATCTTTTTACCCTTGCAAGGGAGCACAAGCCTTCTATCATTTTCATTGATGAGATTGACTCCCTGTGTGGCTCAAGAAGTGAGAACGAGAGTGAGGCTGCTCGCCGTATCAAGACAGAGTTCCTGGTTCAGATGCAGG GTGTGGGAAATGACAACGAGGGAGTGCTGGTACTTGGGGCAACAAACATCCCATGGACCCTAGACTCTGCCATCAGAAGAAG ATTTGAGAAGAGGATCTACATCCCGCTGCCCGAAGAGCACGCCCGCTCCTTCATGTTCAAGCTCCATCTGGGCTCGACCCCCAACAGTCTCAACGACAGCGACTTTGTCACTCTGGGCAAGATGACCAGTGGATACTCCGGAGCAGATATCAGTGTCATTGTCAGAGACGCTCTAATGCAGCCTGTTCGAAAGGTCCAGTCAGCAACCCACTTCAAACGG GTACGAGGTGCATCAAGAACTGACGCCAACGTCGTTGTAGATGACCTCTTGACTCCCTGCTCACCTGGCGATCCCTATGCGGTTGAAATGACATGGATGGAAGTGCCTGGGGAGAAGCTATTGGAACCTGTAGTAAGCATG CCTGACATGTGTAGGTCTCAGGTCAGCACAAAGCCAACAGTCAATGAACAAGATCTGGATAAACTGAAAAAATTCACAGAGGACTTTGGACAGGAAGGCTAG
- the vps4b gene encoding vacuolar protein sorting-associated protein 4B isoform X3, whose translation MQKAIDLASKAAQEDKAQKYEEALRLYQAAVQYFLHVVKYEAQSDKAKQSIRAKCAEYLDRAEKLKEYLKKKESAPPAKPVKESQSDDKGNESDEGEDPEKKKFQNQLSGAIVMEKPNILWSDVAGLEGAKEALKEAVILPIKFPHLFTGKRTPWRGILLFGPPGTGKSYLAKAVATEANNSTFFSISSSDLVSKWLGESEKLVKNLFTLAREHKPSIIFIDEIDSLCGSRSENESEAARRIKTEFLVQMQGVGNDNEGVLVLGATNIPWTLDSAIRRRFEKRIYIPLPEEHARSFMFKLHLGSTPNSLNDSDFVTLGKMTSGYSGADISVIVRDALMQPVRKVQSATHFKRVRGASRTDANVVVDDLLTPCSPGDPYAVEMTWMEVPGEKLLEPVVSMPDMCRSQVSTKPTVNEQDLDKLKKFTEDFGQEG comes from the exons ATGCAG AAAGCCATTGATCTTGCCAGCAAGGCGGCTCAGGAGGATAAAGCTCAGAAATACGAGGAGGCTCTGCGTCTTTACCAGGCTGCTGTCCAGTACTTCCTCCATGTGGTGAAAT ATGAAGCCCAGAGTGACAAAGCTAAACAGAGCATCCGGGCAAAATGTGCTGAATACTTGGACAGAGCAGAGAAGTTGAAGGAGTATctaaagaagaaagaaagtgcTCCTCCCGCTAAGCCTGTCAAAGAGTCACAGTCTGATGACAAAGG GAATGAAAGCGATGAAGGTGAAGATCCAGAGAAAAAGAAGTTCCAAAATCAACTCTCAG gtGCAATTGTTATGGAGAAACCAAACATCCTATGGAGTGACGTTGCTGGTTTAGAGGGAGCCAAGGAGGCACTGAAAGAAGCTGTTATTCTTCCAATCAAATTCCCCCACCTTTTCACAG GAAAGAGAACTCCATGGAGAGGGATCTTGCTCTTTGGGCCTCCGGGTACAGGAAAGTCCTATCTGGCTAAAGCTGTTGCCACAGAGGCAAACAACTCAACCTTCTTCTCCATCTCCTCGTCTGACCTTGTCTCCAAATGGCTGGGAGAGAGCGAAAA GTTGGTGAAGAATCTTTTTACCCTTGCAAGGGAGCACAAGCCTTCTATCATTTTCATTGATGAGATTGACTCCCTGTGTGGCTCAAGAAGTGAGAACGAGAGTGAGGCTGCTCGCCGTATCAAGACAGAGTTCCTGGTTCAGATGCAGG GTGTGGGAAATGACAACGAGGGAGTGCTGGTACTTGGGGCAACAAACATCCCATGGACCCTAGACTCTGCCATCAGAAGAAG ATTTGAGAAGAGGATCTACATCCCGCTGCCCGAAGAGCACGCCCGCTCCTTCATGTTCAAGCTCCATCTGGGCTCGACCCCCAACAGTCTCAACGACAGCGACTTTGTCACTCTGGGCAAGATGACCAGTGGATACTCCGGAGCAGATATCAGTGTCATTGTCAGAGACGCTCTAATGCAGCCTGTTCGAAAGGTCCAGTCAGCAACCCACTTCAAACGG GTACGAGGTGCATCAAGAACTGACGCCAACGTCGTTGTAGATGACCTCTTGACTCCCTGCTCACCTGGCGATCCCTATGCGGTTGAAATGACATGGATGGAAGTGCCTGGGGAGAAGCTATTGGAACCTGTAGTAAGCATG CCTGACATGTGTAGGTCTCAGGTCAGCACAAAGCCAACAGTCAATGAACAAGATCTGGATAAACTGAAAAAATTCACAGAGGACTTTGGACAGGAAGGCTAG